A genomic region of Macaca thibetana thibetana isolate TM-01 chromosome 14, ASM2454274v1, whole genome shotgun sequence contains the following coding sequences:
- the POU2AF2 gene encoding POU domain class 2-associating factor 2, whose translation MPGSPVTSGYYGVRRSFLSDSDFHNSKQFSNDVYTSNVGKPFPCESSAGQSHAALLEPYFPPEPYGDYRPPALTPNAGSLFSASTLPPLLPPPFPGDPTHFLFRDSWEQTLPDGLSQPDPVSADALQTLPPSTSCLSQLESGSTAQHRGSSWGTSLAGAQSYSLHALEDLHHTPGYPTPPPYPFTPFMTVSNDLPPKVGPLSPDEEADTCSLHDPSPWAKEDGSIAWGSYECRRAY comes from the exons ATGCCAG GTTCGCCGGTCACGTCAGGTTACTACGGTGTCAGAAGATCTTTCTTATCTGACTCAGACTTCCACAACAGTAAACAGTTTTCAAATGACGTCTACACCTCCAACGTGGGGAAGCCGTTTCCCTGTGAGTCCTCCGCAGGGCAGAGCCATGCGGCCCTCCTGGAGCCCTATTTCCCCCCGGAGCCCTATGGAGACTACCGGCCTCCGGCGCTGACGCCCAACGCGGGCTCTCTGTTCAGCGCCTCGACCCTGCCGCCGCTCCTGCCGCCGCCCTTCCCCGGAGACCCCACTCACTTCCTGTTT AGGGACTCATGGGAGCAGACGTTGCCTGACGGTCTCAGCCAGCCCGACCCTGTGTCTGCCGATGCCCTGCAGACCTTGCCACCCAGCACGAGTTGCCTCTCCCAGCTTGAGTCTGGGAGCACCGCCCAGCACAGGGGCTCCAGCTGGGGGACCTCCCTGGCTGGGGCTCAGTCCTACTCGCTGCATGCTCTGGAAGATCTGCACCACACTCCGGGgtaccccaccccacctccttaCCCCTTCACCCCTTTCATGACGGTATCAAACGACCTACCACCCAAGGTGGGGCCACTCTCCCCAGATGAGGAAGCAGACACCTGTTCCCTCCATGACCCTTCCCCTTGGGCGAAAGAAGATGGGAGCATCGCCTGGGGGTCATATGAATGCCGCAGAGCTTATTGA